The Limnochorda sp. LNt genome includes a region encoding these proteins:
- the typA gene encoding translational GTPase TypA — MRERIRNVAIIAHVDHGKTTLVDAMLRQSGLFRANQALEERLMDSNELERERGITILAKNTAIHYGPYKINVIDTPGHADFGGEVERVLRMADGALLVVDAFEGPMPQTRFVLRKAFEVGLRPLVVVNKMDVPNARPREVVDEVLDLFIELGADEAQIEFPVLYASARQGWASPDPDRPGDSLQPLLEAIVREVPPPSGDPDQPLQVLVTTLDYNDYLGRIAIGRIFNGVVRPGMAVAVASRAGELRPGKIGRVLSFLGLKREEVTQAAAGDIVGLTGLEAIEIGETVTDPERPSPLPAIRVEAPTIGMYFMVNDSPFSGQEGRFVTGRQLRERLWREMQTDVALQVEPTDSPDTLEVRGRGELHLAILIEKMRREGYELQVSRPLPILRERDGRLEEPYEEAVLYVPADSVGAVMERLGPRHATVLEVEPQSGGMVRIRAHVPSRGLIGFRSELLSETRGYGILYHVFDLYGPYVGEWRSRPGGAMVATETGTTTAYAIENLQERGTLFFGPGVRVYAGQVVGEHSRPQDIQVNICKEKRLTNMRASTADVAAKLEPPRIMDLERALEWINDDEVVEVTPSSVRIRKWPRLAGGARPSAVAQTTRLS; from the coding sequence GTGCGCGAGCGCATTCGCAACGTCGCCATCATCGCCCACGTCGACCACGGCAAGACCACGCTGGTGGACGCCATGCTCCGCCAGAGCGGCCTCTTCCGCGCCAACCAGGCGCTGGAGGAGCGGCTCATGGACTCCAACGAGCTGGAGCGGGAGCGCGGCATCACCATCCTGGCCAAGAACACCGCCATCCACTACGGCCCCTACAAGATCAACGTCATCGACACCCCCGGCCATGCCGACTTCGGTGGCGAGGTCGAGCGCGTGCTGCGCATGGCCGACGGCGCGCTCCTGGTGGTGGACGCCTTCGAGGGGCCGATGCCGCAGACCCGGTTCGTGCTGCGCAAGGCCTTCGAGGTGGGGCTGCGTCCGCTGGTGGTCGTCAACAAGATGGACGTGCCCAACGCCCGCCCCCGCGAGGTCGTCGACGAGGTGCTGGACCTCTTCATCGAGCTGGGGGCCGACGAGGCGCAGATCGAGTTTCCGGTGCTGTACGCCTCCGCCCGCCAGGGATGGGCCAGCCCCGACCCGGACCGCCCCGGCGACAGCCTGCAGCCCCTGCTGGAGGCCATCGTCCGCGAGGTGCCGCCCCCGTCGGGCGATCCCGACCAGCCGCTGCAGGTGCTGGTCACCACCCTCGACTACAACGACTACCTGGGCCGCATCGCCATCGGGCGCATCTTCAACGGCGTGGTGCGCCCCGGCATGGCGGTGGCCGTGGCCAGCCGCGCGGGCGAGCTGCGGCCCGGCAAGATCGGCCGGGTGCTGAGCTTCCTGGGTCTCAAGCGCGAGGAGGTGACCCAGGCGGCCGCCGGCGACATCGTCGGCCTGACCGGCCTCGAGGCCATCGAGATCGGCGAGACCGTCACCGATCCCGAGCGCCCGTCGCCCCTGCCCGCCATCCGGGTCGAGGCGCCCACCATCGGGATGTACTTCATGGTCAACGACAGCCCGTTCTCGGGCCAGGAGGGGCGGTTCGTGACGGGGCGGCAGCTGCGCGAGCGCCTCTGGCGGGAGATGCAGACCGACGTGGCCCTGCAGGTGGAGCCCACCGACTCCCCCGACACCCTGGAGGTGAGGGGCCGCGGCGAGCTGCACCTGGCCATCCTCATCGAGAAGATGCGCCGGGAGGGGTACGAGCTGCAGGTCTCCCGGCCCCTCCCCATCCTGCGCGAGCGGGACGGCCGGCTCGAGGAGCCTTACGAGGAGGCCGTCCTCTACGTGCCGGCCGACTCGGTGGGGGCGGTCATGGAGCGGCTCGGGCCGCGGCACGCCACGGTGCTGGAGGTGGAGCCGCAAAGCGGGGGCATGGTGCGCATCCGGGCCCACGTCCCCTCACGGGGGCTCATCGGCTTCCGCTCGGAGCTCCTCTCCGAGACCCGGGGCTACGGCATCCTCTACCACGTCTTCGACCTTTACGGGCCCTACGTGGGCGAGTGGCGCTCACGCCCGGGCGGTGCGATGGTGGCCACCGAGACGGGCACCACCACCGCCTACGCCATCGAGAACCTGCAGGAGCGGGGCACCCTCTTCTTCGGGCCCGGGGTGCGGGTCTACGCCGGGCAGGTGGTCGGCGAGCACTCGCGCCCGCAGGACATCCAGGTCAACATCTGCAAGGAGAAGCGCCTGACCAACATGCGCGCCAGCACCGCCGACGTGGCCGCCAAGCTGGAGCCGCCGCGGATCATGGACCTGGAGCGGGCCCTCGAGTGGATCAACGACGACGAGGTCGTCGAGGTGACGCCCTCCAGCGTGCGGATCCGCAAGTGGCCGCGGCTGGCCGGTGGCGCCCGCCCCTCGGCCGTCGCGCAGACCACCCGGCTGAGCTGA
- a CDS encoding M23 family metallopeptidase encodes MRGLGADGRLAGLASTVLVLALLGVGGGLARSGRTAVSEGPWDVTVGPDRVRPGEFVAVVVTGAGVDGEPEGWSGELAGQRFGFYPAGQGRVAALVAVSYHQEPGAYPLAVRAPSGREVRLTLPVEPRDFEVQRLTVPPSQEALVRPRDPEAIERQRREAEEVAAARARSSPQPLWDGPFVWPLDGARRITSEFGLMREVNGRVTERHSGLDLAAPAGTPVRAANAGRVVLAREHMVTGKTVILDHGWGLFTSYLHLSSMAVQEGQMVRKGQVIGQVGSTGFSTGPHLHWAAWVPRAFVDPRLLLEGGRWPPELLSVAR; translated from the coding sequence ATGAGAGGGCTCGGAGCGGACGGCCGGCTGGCCGGCCTGGCCTCGACGGTGCTGGTCCTGGCGCTGCTCGGAGTCGGCGGCGGTCTGGCCAGGTCCGGGCGTACGGCCGTCTCCGAGGGCCCGTGGGACGTGACGGTGGGGCCGGACCGGGTGAGGCCCGGCGAGTTCGTCGCGGTGGTCGTGACCGGGGCCGGCGTCGACGGCGAGCCGGAGGGGTGGAGCGGCGAGCTGGCCGGCCAGCGCTTCGGCTTCTACCCCGCGGGGCAGGGGCGGGTGGCGGCGCTGGTGGCGGTCTCCTACCATCAGGAGCCCGGCGCCTACCCGCTGGCGGTGCGCGCGCCCTCGGGCCGGGAGGTGCGGCTGACGCTCCCCGTCGAGCCCCGTGACTTCGAGGTGCAGCGCCTGACGGTACCTCCCTCGCAGGAGGCCCTGGTGCGCCCTCGAGATCCCGAGGCCATCGAGCGCCAGCGCCGGGAGGCGGAGGAGGTGGCGGCGGCACGGGCTCGCTCGAGCCCGCAGCCGCTCTGGGACGGCCCCTTCGTCTGGCCTCTGGACGGGGCCCGCCGGATCACCAGCGAGTTCGGGCTGATGCGGGAGGTCAACGGTCGGGTCACCGAGCGGCACTCGGGGCTCGATCTGGCCGCCCCCGCGGGGACGCCGGTGCGAGCGGCCAACGCGGGCCGGGTGGTCCTGGCCCGAGAGCACATGGTGACGGGCAAGACCGTCATCCTCGATCACGGCTGGGGACTCTTCACCTCGTACCTGCACCTGAGCAGCATGGCCGTGCAGGAGGGCCAGATGGTGCGCAAGGGCCAGGTGATCGGGCAGGTGGGCTCGACGGGCTTCTCCACGGGCCCCCACCTCCACTGGGCGGCGTGGGTGCCCCGGGCTTTCGTCGACCCGCGCCTCCTGCTGGAGGGCGGCCGCTGGCCACCAGAGCTCCTCTCCGTTGCCAGATAG
- the rlmD gene encoding 23S rRNA (uracil(1939)-C(5))-methyltransferase RlmD codes for MTEGETGEERRGSGPGVGDRLELAVRSLDPHGDGVARTPDGLVVFVEGGLPGDRVEATVTQRAARHARARLERLVERSPQRVAPPCPVVEACGGCPLMALAYPAQLEAKRRTVVDALARIGGLDGAEERVRPTLGMERPWSYRNKALHPVGRDEQGRPVVGFYRRGSHEVVPVSDCAVQHPTNVRLAAAARDAIEALGLPVYDEASGRGWVRHVLARVGEATGEALLVLVTASLEEPRPGVLADMAQRVRERVAELVGMVQNVNPRRTNVVLGPHNRLIWGRDRLYERVAGLTLELSATAFFQVNTRQAEVLYREVRRRVEGFLASRGLPPGQGLLLDLYCGVGGIGLAAADLVERLVGVEEDPRAVADARRNAALNGVDHARFVVGPVEQVLPEEMAKRRAAAGGPVMVVVDPPRKGLDARVVETLARAAPDLVVYVSCNPATMARDLRQLLERTERAGSAYEWGPVQPVDLFPHTAHVEAVTHLVRRGGAR; via the coding sequence GTGACCGAGGGCGAGACGGGGGAGGAGCGCCGGGGGAGCGGGCCCGGGGTCGGCGACCGACTGGAGCTGGCCGTGCGATCGCTGGACCCGCACGGCGACGGGGTCGCGCGCACCCCCGACGGCCTGGTGGTCTTCGTCGAGGGGGGCCTGCCCGGCGACCGGGTCGAGGCCACCGTCACCCAACGTGCCGCCCGCCACGCCCGTGCCCGCCTCGAGCGGCTGGTGGAGCGGTCGCCCCAGCGGGTGGCGCCGCCGTGCCCCGTGGTGGAGGCGTGCGGCGGCTGTCCGCTCATGGCCCTCGCGTACCCGGCGCAGCTGGAGGCCAAGCGCCGCACGGTGGTGGACGCCCTGGCGCGCATCGGGGGCCTCGACGGGGCCGAGGAGCGGGTGCGGCCCACGCTGGGGATGGAGCGTCCCTGGTCGTACCGCAACAAGGCCCTGCACCCGGTGGGGCGCGACGAGCAGGGGCGCCCCGTGGTAGGCTTCTACCGCCGGGGTTCCCACGAGGTGGTGCCCGTCTCGGACTGCGCGGTCCAGCACCCGACCAACGTGAGGCTCGCCGCCGCCGCTCGAGACGCCATCGAGGCGCTGGGACTGCCAGTCTACGACGAGGCCTCGGGGCGGGGCTGGGTGCGCCACGTCCTGGCACGGGTGGGCGAGGCGACGGGCGAGGCGCTCCTGGTCCTGGTGACGGCCTCGCTCGAGGAGCCGCGCCCGGGCGTGCTGGCCGACATGGCGCAGCGTGTGCGGGAGCGGGTCGCCGAGCTGGTGGGGATGGTGCAAAACGTCAACCCCCGCCGCACCAACGTCGTGCTGGGCCCGCACAACCGCCTGATCTGGGGGCGCGATCGCCTCTACGAGCGGGTGGCCGGGTTGACGCTGGAGCTGTCGGCCACCGCCTTCTTCCAGGTCAACACCCGGCAGGCCGAGGTGCTGTATCGGGAGGTGCGCCGGCGCGTCGAGGGCTTCCTGGCCAGCCGGGGGCTGCCGCCGGGGCAGGGTCTGCTGCTGGATCTCTACTGCGGGGTCGGCGGCATCGGGCTGGCCGCCGCCGATCTCGTGGAGCGGCTGGTGGGCGTCGAGGAGGACCCCCGTGCCGTCGCCGACGCCCGCCGCAACGCGGCGCTCAACGGCGTCGACCACGCCCGGTTCGTGGTGGGGCCCGTCGAGCAGGTGCTGCCCGAGGAGATGGCGAAGCGGCGGGCCGCAGCCGGAGGCCCGGTCATGGTCGTGGTCGACCCTCCCCGCAAGGGGCTGGACGCCCGGGTCGTCGAGACCCTGGCGCGCGCCGCCCCGGATCTCGTGGTCTACGTCTCGTGCAACCCGGCCACCATGGCCCGGGACCTGCGGCAGCTGCTGGAGCGGACGGAGCGGGCGGGTTCCGCCTACGAGTGGGGCCCGGTGCAGCCTGTGGATCTCTTTCCCCACACGGCTCACGTCGAGGCGGTGACCCACCTGGTCAGGAGGGGAGGCGCACGATGA
- a CDS encoding class I SAM-dependent methyltransferase → MPDEPAGRANEPPWPARYETWRRRWEGAGFRRARLGGERAILDVGCSEGRLAARLARETGRPVLGIDTSDLGFARAFEEASRLGVEHLVGCLRHDAHHLSSLRLPRFAAATFTYSLHCMREPSQALAEVARRLAPGGVLLVVDWVLRPDEAAQGCRRLTTGQIEAMMEDAGLTPIQGVSREGVGLVAGRRPQDLS, encoded by the coding sequence CTGCCTGACGAGCCCGCCGGGCGGGCGAACGAGCCCCCGTGGCCGGCGCGCTACGAGACCTGGCGCCGGCGGTGGGAGGGCGCGGGCTTCCGCCGGGCCCGCCTCGGTGGCGAGCGTGCCATCCTGGACGTGGGGTGCTCCGAGGGCCGGCTGGCCGCACGGCTCGCCCGGGAGACGGGAAGACCGGTGCTCGGCATCGACACCAGCGACCTGGGCTTCGCCCGGGCCTTCGAAGAGGCGAGCCGCCTCGGCGTCGAGCACCTGGTGGGGTGCCTGCGGCACGACGCCCATCACCTGTCGAGCCTGCGCCTGCCGCGGTTCGCGGCGGCGACGTTCACCTACAGCCTCCATTGCATGCGAGAGCCCTCGCAGGCCCTGGCCGAGGTGGCGCGGCGCCTGGCACCGGGCGGGGTGCTGCTGGTGGTCGATTGGGTGCTGCGCCCCGACGAGGCCGCGCAGGGCTGCCGGCGCCTCACCACCGGGCAGATCGAGGCCATGATGGAAGATGCGGGCCTGACCCCGATCCAGGGCGTGTCCCGCGAAGGCGTGGGTCTGGTGGCCGGCCGACGGCCCCAGGACCTGTCCTGA
- a CDS encoding FAD-dependent oxidoreductase: protein MPARRRLIVVGGVAAGMSAASRARRMDPSLEILVFERTGFVSYGSCGLPYYLAGLVGRSEDLVVYSPAFFKERRDIDVFVGHEVTALDPSSRRVQVRGLADGEVREVAYDVLVLATGASAVRPPVPGVGRPGVFVLRTLEDGIAMRRHVDVLTGPDRTDGGRPRAVLVGAGPIGLEVAEALTARGLSVSLVEMAGQVLPGYHPDLAAHVEAELRRHGVDVHVNEALAAVEGAGDGGAATAVRTASGRTLPADLVLLATGIRPNVELARQAGLRLGSTGAVAVDHRLLTSDPHIYAAGDGVETWHRVLRRPAWIPLGTTSNKMGRIAGENAAGGDATFRGVVGTAALRIFDVEVGRTGLTEAEAAAEGWEPVTAYVRHGSRAHYYPGPGPVHLWLVGDRRSGRLLGAQAVGPAGAVAKRVDVLAVAVTAGMDVDEVAELDLSYAPPLAPVWDPILMAARAWGKAAGREQEPGSARAAGETARGA, encoded by the coding sequence ATGCCGGCGCGGCGCAGGCTGATCGTGGTAGGGGGCGTGGCCGCAGGCATGAGCGCCGCCTCGCGGGCGCGGCGCATGGATCCGAGCCTGGAGATCCTCGTCTTCGAGCGGACCGGCTTCGTCTCGTATGGTTCGTGCGGCTTGCCCTACTACCTCGCCGGCCTGGTGGGGCGCTCGGAGGATCTGGTGGTCTACTCCCCTGCCTTCTTCAAGGAGCGGCGGGACATCGACGTCTTCGTCGGCCACGAGGTGACGGCGCTCGACCCGTCGTCCCGCCGGGTGCAGGTGAGGGGGCTGGCCGACGGCGAGGTGCGCGAGGTGGCTTACGACGTCCTGGTGCTGGCCACCGGCGCGTCGGCCGTGCGGCCGCCGGTGCCCGGGGTCGGGCGCCCCGGCGTCTTCGTGCTGCGCACCCTCGAGGACGGCATCGCGATGCGTCGGCACGTCGACGTGCTGACCGGGCCCGACCGGACGGACGGCGGTCGGCCCCGGGCCGTGCTGGTGGGGGCCGGTCCCATCGGCCTGGAGGTGGCCGAGGCACTGACGGCCCGGGGCCTGTCGGTGAGCCTGGTGGAGATGGCCGGGCAGGTGCTGCCCGGCTACCACCCGGATCTGGCCGCCCACGTGGAGGCGGAGCTGCGCCGCCACGGGGTGGACGTGCACGTGAACGAGGCGCTGGCCGCCGTCGAGGGAGCGGGCGACGGGGGAGCCGCCACGGCCGTGCGGACGGCCTCGGGCCGCACGTTGCCCGCCGATCTGGTGCTCCTGGCGACGGGCATCCGGCCCAACGTGGAGCTGGCGCGCCAGGCAGGGCTGCGGCTGGGCAGTACCGGCGCCGTGGCGGTGGACCACCGCCTGCTCACCAGCGACCCGCACATCTACGCGGCGGGCGATGGGGTGGAGACCTGGCACCGGGTGCTCCGACGGCCGGCCTGGATCCCCCTGGGCACCACCTCCAACAAGATGGGGCGCATCGCCGGCGAGAACGCGGCCGGGGGCGACGCCACCTTCCGGGGCGTGGTGGGGACGGCCGCGTTGCGGATCTTCGACGTGGAGGTGGGCCGCACCGGCCTGACGGAGGCGGAGGCGGCGGCCGAGGGCTGGGAGCCGGTGACCGCCTACGTGCGGCACGGGAGCCGGGCGCACTACTACCCGGGCCCCGGTCCGGTGCACCTGTGGCTGGTGGGCGACCGGCGCAGCGGCCGGCTGCTGGGTGCCCAGGCGGTGGGCCCGGCGGGTGCCGTCGCCAAGCGGGTCGACGTGCTGGCGGTGGCCGTCACGGCGGGCATGGACGTGGACGAGGTGGCCGAGCTGGACCTGAGCTACGCCCCGCCGTTGGCCCCCGTCTGGGACCCCATCCTGATGGCCGCCCGGGCGTGGGGCAAGGCGGCGGGTCGCGAGCAAGAGCCCGGGTCGGCGCGAGCGGCGGGCGAGACGGCGCGGGGGGCGTGA
- the pdo gene encoding protein disulfide oxidoreductase produces MPLLSARDRSYLQDLFAKVPGKVKVLLFVDSESGRCQYCGQTAELVAELAGLSDRVAYEVVEIGQQPERAQGYDVDKVPALVLLREDGTDTRVRYFGIPAGYEFGSLVEDLVDVSNGTTRLSAATRQKLSRITQPVHIQVFVTPTCPYCPKAVRLAHQFAMESPFVRADMVEALEFPELADRYGVYGVPKTVINDRQEVEGAVPEAVMLQYVLAAVGLAEEPGDPWGEADAGDDHHPDHAHHHHHHDHDHHHDHGSHGHREA; encoded by the coding sequence GTGCCGTTGCTTTCGGCCAGGGATCGATCGTACCTGCAGGACCTGTTCGCCAAGGTGCCCGGCAAGGTCAAGGTGCTGCTCTTCGTCGACTCCGAGTCGGGACGTTGCCAGTACTGCGGCCAGACCGCCGAGCTGGTGGCGGAGCTGGCCGGCCTCAGCGACCGCGTCGCCTACGAGGTGGTCGAGATCGGCCAGCAGCCCGAGCGCGCACAGGGCTACGACGTCGACAAGGTGCCGGCCCTGGTGCTCCTGCGGGAGGACGGCACCGACACGCGCGTCCGCTACTTCGGCATCCCGGCGGGCTACGAGTTCGGCAGCCTGGTCGAGGACCTGGTGGACGTCTCCAACGGGACGACGCGGCTGTCGGCGGCGACGCGGCAGAAGCTGAGCCGCATCACCCAGCCCGTGCACATCCAGGTCTTCGTGACGCCCACCTGCCCGTACTGCCCCAAGGCCGTGCGGCTGGCCCACCAGTTCGCCATGGAGAGCCCCTTCGTGAGGGCCGACATGGTGGAGGCCCTGGAGTTTCCGGAGCTGGCCGACCGCTACGGGGTCTACGGGGTGCCCAAGACCGTCATCAACGACCGCCAGGAGGTGGAGGGCGCCGTGCCCGAGGCGGTGATGCTGCAGTACGTGCTGGCGGCGGTGGGGCTGGCCGAGGAGCCCGGCGATCCGTGGGGCGAGGCGGATGCCGGTGACGACCACCATCCTGACCATGCCCATCACCACCATCATCACGATCATGACCACCACCACGACCACGGCTCCCACGGGCACCGAGAGGCCTGA
- a CDS encoding cyclic 2,3-diphosphoglycerate synthase, translating to MGTRPTRVIIMGAAGRDFHNFNVFFRDNPDYEVVAFTATQIPNIEGRTYPPALAGARYPQGIPIYPETELVRLVRDLEADEVVFAYSDVPHTYVMHHASAVLAAGADFRLMGPRSTMLRARVPVVAVTAVRTGAGKSQTTRRVAEALTARGLRVAVVRHPMPYGRLEQQAVQRFASYDDLDRYDCTIEEREEYEPHLDRGNVVYAGVDYGAILDRAQAEADVLIWDGGNNDFPFYRPDLQITVFDPHRLDHERTYHPGETNARMAHVAVINKVDTAPPEAVEALRASIAALNPHALVIEAESPITVDEPDRLAGRRALVIEDGPTLTHGEMRYGAGALAARRHGATLVDPRPYAVGSIRETFARYPHLHDVLPAMGYGAEQIRELEQTIRATPADVVVIGTPIDLRRIMAMEKPAVRVRYDLRERTRPTLAEVLEQRIVAATRGR from the coding sequence ATGGGCACCCGACCGACCCGCGTCATCATCATGGGCGCCGCGGGGCGAGACTTCCACAACTTCAACGTCTTCTTCCGCGACAACCCCGACTACGAGGTGGTGGCCTTCACCGCCACCCAGATCCCCAACATCGAGGGCCGCACCTACCCGCCGGCCCTGGCCGGCGCCCGCTACCCGCAGGGCATCCCCATCTACCCCGAGACGGAGCTCGTGCGCCTGGTGCGGGACCTGGAGGCCGACGAGGTCGTCTTCGCGTACAGCGACGTGCCCCACACCTACGTGATGCACCACGCGTCGGCCGTGCTGGCGGCGGGCGCGGACTTCCGCCTCATGGGCCCGCGCAGCACCATGCTGCGGGCGCGGGTGCCGGTGGTGGCGGTGACGGCGGTGCGCACCGGGGCCGGCAAGAGCCAGACCACCCGGCGGGTGGCGGAGGCGCTCACCGCCCGGGGGCTCAGGGTGGCGGTGGTGCGCCATCCCATGCCGTACGGGCGGCTGGAGCAGCAGGCGGTGCAGCGCTTCGCCTCCTACGACGACCTGGACCGCTACGACTGCACCATCGAGGAGCGGGAGGAGTACGAGCCCCACCTGGACCGCGGCAACGTGGTCTACGCCGGCGTCGACTACGGGGCCATCCTGGACCGGGCCCAGGCCGAGGCCGACGTGCTCATCTGGGACGGCGGCAACAACGACTTCCCCTTCTACCGGCCCGACCTGCAAATCACGGTCTTCGACCCGCACCGGCTGGACCACGAGCGCACCTACCACCCGGGCGAGACCAACGCCCGCATGGCCCACGTGGCGGTCATCAACAAGGTCGACACGGCCCCGCCCGAGGCGGTGGAGGCGCTGCGCGCCAGCATCGCCGCCCTCAATCCCCACGCCCTGGTCATCGAGGCCGAGTCGCCCATCACGGTCGACGAGCCCGACCGGCTGGCTGGGCGCCGGGCCCTGGTCATCGAAGATGGCCCCACGCTGACCCACGGGGAGATGCGCTACGGCGCCGGGGCGCTGGCGGCCCGCCGGCACGGGGCCACCCTGGTCGACCCTCGGCCGTACGCGGTGGGCTCCATCCGGGAGACCTTCGCCCGCTACCCGCACCTGCACGACGTGCTGCCCGCCATGGGCTACGGCGCCGAGCAGATCCGCGAGCTGGAGCAGACCATCCGGGCGACGCCCGCCGACGTGGTCGTCATCGGCACGCCCATCGACCTGCGCCGCATCATGGCGATGGAGAAGCCGGCCGTGCGCGTGCGCTACGACCTGCGGGAGCGCACCCGTCCGACGCTGGCCGAGGTGCTGGAGCAGCGGATCGTGGCGGCCACCCGGGGGCGTTAG
- the argF gene encoding ornithine carbamoyltransferase, with translation MGAGMRGRDLLSPLDLSRVETERVLELGHRLKAWQRAGVRIAPLAGRSLALIFQKPSTRTRVSFDVAMAQLGGHALTLSAQELQLGRGETIQDTGRVLSRYVDAIMIRTYAHQEVEALAQAATVPVINGLTDYLHPVQALADFMTIQERLGRLAGVRLAYVGDGNNVARALMWGGARLGMHVVVASPPGYQLEEQAVALARIEAEASGGSVELTGDPHRAVRGADVIYTDVWASMGQEAEHERRVKDLAAYRVDARLVAEAAPHVLVMHCLPAHRGEEITDEVIDGPHSVVWDQAENRLHSQKALLLLLLGGNL, from the coding sequence GTGGGAGCGGGCATGCGGGGGCGGGACCTGCTCTCGCCGCTGGACCTCTCCCGGGTGGAGACGGAGCGGGTGCTGGAGCTGGGGCATCGGCTCAAGGCGTGGCAGCGGGCAGGGGTGCGCATCGCCCCGCTGGCGGGGCGCAGCCTGGCCCTCATCTTCCAGAAGCCGTCGACCCGCACGCGCGTCTCGTTCGACGTGGCCATGGCGCAGCTCGGGGGCCATGCCCTGACGCTGAGCGCCCAGGAGCTGCAGCTCGGGCGGGGCGAGACCATCCAGGATACGGGGCGGGTGCTGTCGCGTTACGTCGATGCCATCATGATCCGCACCTACGCCCATCAGGAGGTCGAGGCGCTGGCGCAGGCGGCCACGGTGCCGGTCATCAACGGGTTGACCGACTACCTGCACCCCGTGCAGGCCCTGGCGGACTTCATGACCATTCAGGAGCGCCTCGGCCGGCTGGCGGGCGTGCGTCTCGCCTACGTAGGCGACGGCAATAACGTCGCGCGGGCGCTGATGTGGGGAGGCGCGCGGCTGGGGATGCACGTGGTGGTGGCCAGCCCTCCCGGCTACCAGTTGGAGGAGCAGGCGGTCGCACTGGCCCGCATCGAGGCCGAGGCGTCGGGCGGCAGCGTGGAGCTGACCGGCGATCCGCACCGGGCCGTACGGGGGGCGGACGTCATCTACACCGACGTGTGGGCCAGCATGGGGCAGGAGGCCGAGCACGAGCGACGGGTCAAGGACCTGGCGGCCTACCGGGTCGACGCGCGCCTGGTGGCGGAGGCCGCGCCCCACGTGCTGGTCATGCACTGCCTGCCGGCCCACCGGGGCGAGGAGATCACCGACGAGGTCATCGACGGCCCCCACTCGGTCGTCTGGGACCAGGCGGAGAACCGCCTGCATAGCCAGAAAGCGCTGCTACTGCTCCTGCTGGGGGGCAACCTGTAG
- the lgt gene encoding prolipoprotein diacylglyceryl transferase translates to MAAWAVAGVLVATLVAVVAGGSLAEAWRGRRPLDPVAFWIGPVGVRWYGLVIALSFVPAWLVAQPERVRAGLAPDDLVDLALLGIPMGLVGARLVYVLQNLDYFVLHPLDALRTRMGGLSIHGALAGAVLAILWLARRRRLDAAALADVVAPSVLLAQAIGRWGNFFNREVLGYPTELPWGLYVPEPMRPPGYEMAAYFHPAFLYESILAALAVAGLLAYRRRARRRPGELAALYLVAYSAVRWGVEWVRIGEALALGMSLAQWVSLGGLAVGAAWWAWLRWRGRPAMVE, encoded by the coding sequence GTGGCCGCCTGGGCCGTGGCCGGGGTGCTCGTGGCCACCCTCGTCGCCGTCGTCGCCGGTGGCTCGTTGGCCGAGGCGTGGCGGGGCAGGCGACCGCTCGACCCCGTGGCCTTCTGGATCGGGCCCGTCGGGGTGCGCTGGTACGGTCTGGTCATCGCCCTCTCCTTCGTGCCGGCCTGGCTGGTGGCGCAGCCCGAGCGCGTGCGAGCGGGATTGGCCCCGGACGACCTGGTGGACCTGGCCCTCCTGGGGATCCCGATGGGCCTGGTCGGCGCCCGGCTGGTCTACGTGCTGCAAAACCTGGACTACTTCGTCCTGCATCCCCTGGACGCGCTGCGCACGCGCATGGGAGGGCTCTCCATCCACGGGGCCCTGGCCGGCGCGGTGCTGGCCATCCTGTGGCTGGCGCGGCGGCGCCGGCTCGACGCGGCGGCGCTGGCCGACGTGGTGGCGCCCTCGGTGCTCCTGGCGCAGGCCATCGGGCGCTGGGGCAACTTCTTCAACCGGGAGGTGCTCGGCTACCCGACGGAGCTGCCCTGGGGGCTCTACGTCCCCGAGCCGATGCGCCCGCCCGGCTACGAGATGGCGGCCTATTTCCACCCGGCCTTCCTGTACGAGTCCATCCTGGCGGCCCTGGCCGTGGCGGGCCTGCTGGCCTACCGGCGCCGGGCCCGCCGCCGGCCGGGCGAGCTGGCGGCGCTCTACCTGGTCGCCTACTCGGCGGTGCGGTGGGGCGTGGAGTGGGTGCGCATCGGAGAGGCGCTCGCGCTGGGGATGAGCCTGGCCCAGTGGGTGAGCCTGGGCGGGTTGGCGGTGGGGGCCGCGTGGTGGGCCTGGCTGCGATGGCGGGGGAGGCCCGCGATGGTAGAATGA